A part of Cannabis sativa cultivar Pink pepper isolate KNU-18-1 chromosome 6, ASM2916894v1, whole genome shotgun sequence genomic DNA contains:
- the LOC133039352 gene encoding uncharacterized mitochondrial protein AtMg00810-like has product MRKKKLADPTLYMKIVEKLQYLTITRPDNSYSVNKLSHFLSTPRVTHLHVAQRVLQYVKSCPGKGIFFATNTEVKLHAYTDSDWAACPDTRKSTTGFRIFVGSSIISWENKKQHTISRSSAEAKYRAMANTTCEVVWLLSVLKELKVEHERPAVLYCDNKSA; this is encoded by the coding sequence ATGAGAAAGAAAAAACTTGCTGATCCAACATTGTACATGAAGATTGTTGAAAAACTTCAGTACCTAACAATCACAAGACCAGATAATTCCTACTCAGTGAATAAGCTGAGTCATTTTCTATCCACACCTCGAGTCACACATTTGCATGTTGCTCAAAGGGTTCTACAATATGTCAAGAGTTGCCCTGGAAAAGGAATCTTTTTTGCTACAAATACAGAAGTCAAATTACATGCCTACACTGACTCAGATTGGGCAGCCTGCCCAGATACAAGGAAATCAACCACTGGTTTCCGTATTTTTGTTGGATCATCCATCATCTCATGGGAGAACAAGAAGCAACACACTATTTCAAGGTCTTCTGCAGAAGCAAAATACAGAGCAATGGCTAACACCACTTGTGAAGTGGTTTGGCTTCTTTCTGTTTTGAAGGAATTGAAGGTTGAACATGAAAGGCCTGCAGTATTATATTGTGATAACAAATCTGCCTAG